From the genome of Oxyura jamaicensis isolate SHBP4307 breed ruddy duck chromosome 2, BPBGC_Ojam_1.0, whole genome shotgun sequence:
TTCAGAGACTCACAACTTCTAATATTTCTTCTAGTTtttgaattaagaaaataataccaAGGATAGAGCCCAAACACTGACAGGCCTCAGAAATCAGATGAAAATGTCACAACAATAGGAACGAGcttacagaaattttatttagttGTCATACATCTGCACCTGAAGGGTTGCTCCTCCTGGGAGGAGAGCATGTGCACATGCATGGCCGTAGCTAGCAGGGAAGAAGGGGCTGGCCATGTCCACCTCGTAAACCTCCTACAGGTTGTGGTTACTGTGGACAGCTTTTGGAAATCTGTATATCTCTCAGCTTTAAGCCTCTACCAGTCTTTCTTTGGAGGGGCTACATAAACTCCCAGTGCTAAGATATCAAGGACAGTCATCACTTCCAAGAAGTCAGCATATCATATCACATCGGCATACATATCATATGTATAATATGAATATATAATGCCGCCCACTCACATAGGCCACCGAACtaacaacagaaagcagaggtgTTTGTTTGCTGAAGGTCATTCTCATGTTTCCAGATGGAACAAGCCAAGTTCACCCCAGTGACGGTGCACATCCTGAGTGAATTGTGTGGACCTGAGTTTACTGCATAACATTTAATTCCATATCTGACTTTGACCTCTTGTTTAGccagaaaacataaattaataCATCAGGTAGGGTCCATCCCTTTCTGTGCAGCAACAGAAAAGTTCACTTAATTCTAATTACTCAAGAATCTGCAATTGTCTTCATGACAGTAAAGGGTTGAGGCACTCTTTTGGAAAGGGCACAGCTGGCATAAGCTCCTATTTTGTCTACAGGACATTCACTTTTATTGGTGCGAAATAAAGGATCCAGTTCCTACCTTAGAGAAGTAGatcagcttcaaaaaaaaacccatGAACTGGACATATCTACTCTGAAAACCATCAGGGACCAGTAAACACAGGACCATgacattcattattttcagctagcaccactttgaaaacaaaccttTGATCAGATATaatgtttttacagaatttgGCAAATGCTTCTTCTGCCTCTTGTATTCTATGTAGATCACATGTGATGGTACAAGCCCACCTTACATTGCTACAGTAGCACATTACAGTTAGCATGAATTAACTACAAGCTAACAAACAACATGCTTGAATAACCATCCTTTTAAAACACACTTGCTGGAAGATGACTTTCTGCTTTCGTTCACAGGAGGAAACTGAATGTCCTTCATCTCTCTCTGTTATCAAAGAGAGGACAGCAGGTGAAACTCTAGAGGATGATTTCATCCCACCCGATGACCTGTCTTCTGATGAAGAGTACTATATTGAAGAAGGCAAAGCAGCCCAGTTCAAGAAATCGGGCATGAGGCGCATAGATGATatcaaaaaggcattttcaagggaaaataTCCAAAAGACGAGGCAAAACTTTGGCAAGAAGGTAAACAGGCTTCGAACTAGAATAGTGACCCctgagaggagagagaggatCAGGCAGTCAGGAGAGAGACTGAAACAATCTGGGATAAGGTTCAAGAAAACCATTTCACAAGCTGCCCCCACGAAGGAGACGTTCAAGATccacaaaaaaagtaaagagcGAACAGTAGCTGAAGGTCAGGAGGGAAGCCAGGAAGGCGGCGTGCACATAGCCTCCGAActtgcagctgcagagcccttCACCGAAGAAATCTCCTACACAGAAGTGATCACTAAGGTAAAGAAAGACAAGAACAGTGCAAAAGGTGCTTCCCAGCCAGCTGAAAAGGGAATGATGATCCCCGAAGTCATTCttaagcaagaaggaaaagaaggaggaggaggaggtgacgATGTACCCTTGCTGGACCTAAAGCAATCAGCATAATGAATTAACTACCAAACACCCCATGCCATCCTTACTGAACAAGAGAAAATGCAGACTGTACCCACTGTGTTTTTTAGGAAACCCActgtgttttttagtttttgttctACCACAAAACATGCATTGGTGTTGTTCTGTCATCTACATGGGTGTCTGTGGCGGTGTCTTCCTGGCAGAAGAGGAGCCACACAGCCAAAAGAAGGGTATCCCCCTCTGTCTTGGTGTGTGCCAAAAGCCAGCATTAATCCAAAAGGAACTGAGTCTCGCATATCCacaggagatggaaagctgTTCTTCTTTCAAGATTGATCTAGCTTTCATTTAACAGCATAATTACTCTCTTCAGTTTTATGTACAATGGTATAAAAATGTTGTCCTTCATCTTATACCAACTCCTCTACTCAGAAACCAATAGCAAAGCTATTACTTCATATTAGCAGAAGGAAGAACTATGAAAAACGTCCACTCAGCTGTACACATCTTTTCATTGAAGGGCCCTCACTTTGGAGGGCCGTAGGAGGAGGAAATTCCTGCTTTATCCCAGTTGTGACAAAATGTGGCAGGAATTATAGTTTTTAGcaaactgcatttcttctcagtGGAAAAGAGAAGCTTGTGAAATGTCTAAAGGTTATTTCCAGAGTTCTGGAGGAGGAAGGATTGATGTATTTAGGCCAGGCGTTTTCTGCACTTATGGAGTAAGgataaaaatcagaagacaCATTAAATATGGAATAGCAGTAGGAAAAGAGAATGAGCTATCATAATCATGTTATGGAAAGACATGAGTGTGAGAAAGGCAAAGGTATAAAGTAGTAGAAGATGAACAAGATTAATGTATGGGTTCAGgataaatagagaaaaaaaaaaaaaaaaactagaatgTGGCAACAGAAGTTTGTAATTGCTTACTCAAGAtcattttaagaattaattGTTACTCTATCCAGAGAATAATAGAGTTCATGAATGTAGCTGACAGGACGAgagaattgttttgttttccattactCTGTGGTTTCTCTGAACTTCAATTAAAATCTATTCTATAAAGCCGCTGAAGTAAAGGGCCAATCCATAACCcagctctttgttttctatCACCACCATTATCGACCAGCCACAGCCTCAGGGATTATGAGACAGACACCCTTCGGAGTAGGGAATGCTGTTTATTTGCAACACTCGCTGCCCTGAA
Proteins encoded in this window:
- the CAVIN4 gene encoding caveolae-associated protein 4 translates to MDHREITLEADKIHQNRLSSVTEDEEEQDAAYTIVTVLDKVANIVDSVQASQKRIEERHREMENAIKTIQIDILKLAQAHGNTGYTVNKLLEKTRKVSSTMKEVRARVERQSANVRKVEAKQEEMLKKNKFRVVIYQEETECPSSLSVIKERTAGETLEDDFIPPDDLSSDEEYYIEEGKAAQFKKSGMRRIDDIKKAFSRENIQKTRQNFGKKVNRLRTRIVTPERRERIRQSGERLKQSGIRFKKTISQAAPTKETFKIHKKSKERTVAEGQEGSQEGGVHIASELAAAEPFTEEISYTEVITKVKKDKNSAKGASQPAEKGMMIPEVILKQEGKEGGGGGDDVPLLDLKQSA